The Mycobacteriales bacterium region CGACTGGGCGACGAGGTCACGGAACTCCGGAGCGATCGTCTGCGCGTCCGGCTGCGCGGCGGCGACGATCTTCGGCAGCGCGGAGCCGTAGGCGTCCCCGGCCTGCTGGGAGGTGATGTCACCGGCCTTGAACATCTGGTTGAGCACGTAGAGCTCGCGGGCTCGCGCCTGAGTCGGATCGTTCACCGGGTTCCACACCGACGGCGCGGGTGCGATCCCGGCAAGCGTGGCGGCCCGGGCAAGGCCCAGCGACGGGTCGTCGTTGCCGTGCGCGTCGAGGTCGATCTGGTCGATCGGCACCCCGAAGTAGAAGCGGCTCGCCGCATCGACTCCGGCGACGCCGTTGCCCAGGTAGAGCGTGTTGAGGTAGCGGGTCAGGATGTCGGCCTTCGACAGGTGACGCTCGAGTCGGATCGCCAACGACGCCTCGCGGAGCTTGCGCAGCGCCGTGCGCTCGCCGCCGGTGTACACCTGCTTGACGTACTGCTGGGTGATCGTCGACCCGCCTTGCAGCGACCCTCCGGTGATGTCCCGCCACGCGGCGCGCAGGATGGCGATCGGGTCGATGCCCGAGTTCGAGTAGAAGCTCTTGTCTTCCGCGGCGACGATCGCCTGCCGCATCACCACCGGGATCTTCGATGCCGGGACGGGATGCTCGATCTGCGGCGAGTGGATCGTGGCGAACGCGTGGCCGTCGGAGTCGAGCAGCTGCACCGACTTCGGCGGCACCGGCTGGAAGTCGTAGTTGAGGGGGGCCGCGACCAGGCCGGCAGCGAAGCAGGTCAGCCCGACCACGACCGCGAGGACGATCCAGCCGATCACCTGGCGCCGGCGCCGTCGTACCCGCGCCGCCCGGCGGCGGCGAGCGGCGATGGCAGAGGCCGCGCTGCGGCGGATCAGCGGCCGGGCGCCGGGCCGATTCGACGTGACAGCCGGCATGAGCCAGACCCTATGCGCCCGCCCGTGACTAGGCAGATGACTAGTCAGAAATGGCCCGGATTCGCCATGGTCCGCCCCGCTTCGTCCGGTGTGTCATGACACCCATGCAGCCGTACGGATACACCGGGATCGGTGTAGGCGGGTACGACGGCATGTCGGCGCTGCGGCACGCGGTTTCGATGGCACGCGACCCGCTCGGCGGCGCTGAGGAACGGGCGGTCTACCGCTCGATCCCCCGGCCGCGGACGGCGGCGCGCCCCGCCCACACCGTCGGCACGCTGCAGCGAGCCGCGAGCGAGACGGCACCCCGGATCCCGAGCCCGTCCCCGCCGGCTGAACCGACCAACGAGCAGGCTCGGATCATGGCCGCCGTGAAGGCGACGCAGGACGGCGACGGTGAAGCGTTCGGTCTGCTCTACGACGCGTACGCCGACCTCGTGCACCGCTACATCTCCTACCGGGTGAACAACCACGCACTCGCCGAGGACCTGACCAGCGAAACCTTCCTTCGGGCGCTGCGGCGCATCTCCACCTTCACCTGGCAGGGTCGCGACTTCGGCGCGTGGCTGGTGACCATCGCGCGCAACCTGATCGCCGACCACTACAAGTCGAGCCGTCACAAGCTGGAGCACTCGACCGCCGACCTGATCGAAGCCGGCGCCGAGCGCCACGAGGACGGGCCGGAGAACGAGGTCCTGGCCGGCATCACCAACGCCGCCCTGCTCAACGCGGTGCGTCAGCTCGGTCACGAGCAGCAGGAGTGCATCGTGCTGCGGTTCTTGCAAGGCCTGTCGGTCGCAGAGACCGCGGCGATCCTCGGCAAGAACGAGGGCGCGGTCAAGGCGCTGCAGTACCGCGCGGTGAAGGCACTCGGCCGACTACTCCCGGAGGACCTGGTCGCATGAGTACGCCGAACCTGCTCTGGGTCCGCACCGCGGGACGGGCGGCGACCCGATGAGCCACACCATGAGCCCGAGCGAGCGCTTCGCGCAGCTGGTCGACCTCGACGCGCCGTCAGGGTTCCTCGACGGCGGCGACCCGCGGATGCGGCCGGTCGTCGCGCTCGCCGCGGCGCTGCGCCAGGCCGCGACCGCGACCGCCCCGGAACCGATGTCCAGCGCGACGAAGCTCGCCATGCGCGAGCGCCTGGTTGCCGCCGCGACCGCGACGCCTCCCGTAGCGGCGACGCCCGGCGTCGCCGCCCGCGTGGTGGAGGTGATCGAGAGCGGAGAACGACGGGCCGCCCGTGCCGGTCGGCGGGTCAGCCGGCGCATCACCACCCTGGTCGGCTCGGTGGTCATCGTGACCTCGGTCGCCGGCGTAGGGGTCGCCGCCGCGCGTTCGCTGCCCGGCTCGCCTTTCTACGACCTCAAGCGCGCCACCGAGGCAGTCCAGCTGTGGGCAACCTCGGGAGAGGCCGCCAAGGGCCAGCGACACCTCGAGTTCGCCCGCACCCGGATCAACGAGGCGTCGAACCTGCCCGCCGACTCGCCGTATCTCGCCTCGACGCTGAAGGCGATGAACGACGAGATCCGTCAGGCCAACTCCGAGCTCGTCAAGGCGTACCGCTCGACCGGCGACGTCCAACCGCTCGCCGACCTGGTGCGCTTCGCCCGGACCCAGGCCGGCGAGCTCGCACAGCTCGGCGCGAGGCTGCCCGCGACGCTGCACCAGGACACGGCGTACTCGGCGAACCTGCTCAACGGCGTGACCCAGGAGATCCGGTCGCTGACCGTCGGCGTCTGCCACCAGTGCGCCACCGGGTCCGCCCCGTCGATGCCCTCGCCGACCGTCGCGCCGAGCACCACGCCGTCGAGCCACCCGAGCACCACCCCGCACACCGGCAAGCCGTCCGATACGCCGTCGGTCAAGCCGAGCGTGGCCACCACCACGAACCCGCTCCACAACCTGCTGCCGACCGTGCCCCCGCTGCTCGGCGGCGGCACCGGCGAGCCGCTGCCGAATCTCACCCCGTTGCCGCTGCTCACTTCCCTGGCGCAGCTGCTCGGCAGCAGCTAGCCCAACCGCTTCCCCTCCACGGTCGCCCCGGCTCCCAGCGCCGGGGCGACTTTCGTTGTGCCCGGAACGCCGCGTTTGGTCCGTCACCACCACCTGGGTCGGTCGTTGAAGCAACTGGCGGCGCCCAGTCGCCGCGCAAGCACATCCGGTCCGCCGGACCTTCATGGAGGTAATGGCATGCCCAGCATGAGAACGCGTCGGGGCGCAGCCCTCGGTGCACTCGCGCTCGCCAGCACGACGACGTTGGCGGCTGTGGCCGCCACCCCGGCGACCGCTGCGAGCGGAACGACCAAGGCACCGGCGTACTACGCCGGCGCGGCGCAGGGGAACGCGCTCGGCCTGAGCATCGACCTTCCGGTCAAGCTCCCGCTGCTGCCCAACCCGCTCAGCCTCAACCTGATCCACCTCGAGGGCAAGACGGTCCACGACCCGCTGCACCTCGCCGGCACGACCTCCGCGGTGTCGAACGCGACCGCGAGCCTGGTGACCGGCAGCCTCGTCGACGCCCTGCAGAACACTTTGCACGTCGACCTCAACCGCACCGCATCGGTGGCGCTCGGTGGGCTGGCCCACCAGGAGACCTCGCTGCTGGACATCCCGGCGAAGCCGCTGGCGGACCTCTCGATCGGTGACCTGGTCGCCAACCTCGTCAAGAGCACGAACGCGACGAGCTCAGGCGCGGAGTCGATCCACGCGAACATCGCGTCCGGCAACGACCTGCTCGGCGCGCAGACGGTCACTCAGGTGCAGAACCTGGTCAACTCGACTCACCTGACGACCACGCTGCAGGGCACGGTCAACCAGGTGCTCTCGACGCTGCAGAAGGTCACCGCCACGACCCCGATCGTCGGTGACGCGGTCAACACCGTCACCAACACGGTGAACGCGGTCCTCGCCAAGGTGACCAACCTGGTCAACAACCTCGGGACGACGCCGCTGGTGAGCATCGACGTGCACTCGACCAACCAGAACGTCACGCCCACCGCGAACGGCGTCACCTCGACCAGCTCGATGGGCCTCGTCGACCTCAACGTGCTGGGCGGGCTGCTCTCGATCGACG contains the following coding sequences:
- a CDS encoding sigma-70 family RNA polymerase sigma factor, encoding MQPYGYTGIGVGGYDGMSALRHAVSMARDPLGGAEERAVYRSIPRPRTAARPAHTVGTLQRAASETAPRIPSPSPPAEPTNEQARIMAAVKATQDGDGEAFGLLYDAYADLVHRYISYRVNNHALAEDLTSETFLRALRRISTFTWQGRDFGAWLVTIARNLIADHYKSSRHKLEHSTADLIEAGAERHEDGPENEVLAGITNAALLNAVRQLGHEQQECIVLRFLQGLSVAETAAILGKNEGAVKALQYRAVKALGRLLPEDLVA
- a CDS encoding DUF5667 domain-containing protein; its protein translation is MSHTMSPSERFAQLVDLDAPSGFLDGGDPRMRPVVALAAALRQAATATAPEPMSSATKLAMRERLVAAATATPPVAATPGVAARVVEVIESGERRAARAGRRVSRRITTLVGSVVIVTSVAGVGVAAARSLPGSPFYDLKRATEAVQLWATSGEAAKGQRHLEFARTRINEASNLPADSPYLASTLKAMNDEIRQANSELVKAYRSTGDVQPLADLVRFARTQAGELAQLGARLPATLHQDTAYSANLLNGVTQEIRSLTVGVCHQCATGSAPSMPSPTVAPSTTPSSHPSTTPHTGKPSDTPSVKPSVATTTNPLHNLLPTVPPLLGGGTGEPLPNLTPLPLLTSLAQLLGSS